CCGCGCCCGCGCACGTGTCGAGATCACCGCGGCCATCAAGGCCGAGGCCCGTACCCAGCTCGCCGCCGAGGGCGCCGCCAAACTGTCGTTGCGCGCCGTCGCCCGTGAGCTGGGCATGGTGTCCTCCGCGCTCTACCGGTACTTCCCCAGCCGCGACGATCTGCTGACCGCCCTCATCGTCGACGCCTACGACGCCGTCGGAGCCGCCGCCGAGGGCGCCGCCGGAGAGACCGCCGGGCAGCGTCCGCTCGTCCGCTGGACCGCCGTCTGCCGGGCCGTCCGCGCCTGGGCCGTCGCGCACCCGCACGAGTACGCCCTGATCTATGGTTCACCCGTCCCCGGCTACACCGCACCCCAGGACACCAACGCCCCCGCCGCCCGCGTCGGTCTCGTCCTCGTCGGCATCGCCCGCGAGGCCCACGAGGACGAGGGCGTCGCGCTCCCCCCGCTCCCGGACACCGTCCGCCCCGAAGCCGTCCGCATCGCCGCCGACATGGCCCCGGACCTGCCCCCGGCGCTCGTCGTCGCCCTGGTGGCGGCCTGGTCGCAGCTCTTCGGCCTGGTCTCCTTCGAGGTCTTCGGCCAGTTCCACCGCCTCGTCGAGGACCGCGACGCCTTCTTCACGACGGCCGCCCGCCGCCTGGGCCAGGACGTGGGCCTCCTTCCCCGCGGCTGAGCGCGCGCCGCCCCCGACCCGCCGCCCGGACCCGCTCCGTACACCCCTCCGTACGCCGCTCCCGTACTCCTCCTCCGTACGCTGCCGCCCGTACTCCGCCTCCGTGCCCCACCCGCGTACTCCAGTGGGAGTACGGGCGGCCAATCCGCCCGGCCGACGTCCTCGTGCGGCGGGCGCGGATAGCGTGGCGGGTATGGACGAGGAGCGGACCGCCTGGCGCGGTGTCGGAGGCCCTGGCCGGGCGCCGTGGGGATGGTGGGCCGGCGAGCGGGGCCCGGCCGGGCTGCCGTGGCGGTCCACGCTGGTGATCGCCGTGTTCGTCATGGCGGGAACCGGCTTCGCCGCGCGGAACCAGCCCGACCGGGAGACGCTCGACGCCCTCGGGCGGGCCCTGCTGCTCCTCGGGACGGCGCCGCTGGTGCTCCGTCACCGGTGGCCCGTTCCCGTGGTGTTCGGCGTCACGGCCGTCACCCTCGCCTATCTGGCGGCCGGTTACCCGTACGGCCCGGTCTTCGTCCTGATCGCCGTGGCCTGCTTCGCCGCCGTCGTCCACGGCCACCGGATCGCCGCCGGGTGCGCCCTGGGTCTGCTGTGGGCGGGCCATCTGCTGCTCTCGCACTGGCTGTACCGGTGGCTGCCCCCGGCCGGCGACGGCCCCGCGCCCTGGGGGCAGGAGCTGCCCGCGGGTGCCTTCGCCGTCGCCGTGCTCGCCGCCTCCGAGCTCGTACGGGTGCGGCGCGAGCAATGGGCGCAGCAGCGGGCCGAGCGTGCCGCGGCCGAGCGGCGCCGCGCCGACGAGGAGCGGCTCCGTATCGCCCGCGAACTCCACGACGTGCTCGCCCACTCGATCTCCGTGATCAACGTGCAGGCGGGAGTCGGCCTGGCCCTGCTCGACGCCGACCCCGAGCAGGCCCGCACCGCGCTGACCACCATCAAGGCCGCCAGCAAGGAGGCACTCGGCGAGGTGCGGCAGGTCCTCGACACGCTCCGTACCCCCGGCGACGCCCCGCGCGCCCCGGCCCCCGGTCTCGGCCGCCTCCCCGAACT
The sequence above is a segment of the Streptomyces sp. NBC_01255 genome. Coding sequences within it:
- a CDS encoding TetR/AcrR family transcriptional regulator yields the protein MTTVRGARARARVEITAAIKAEARTQLAAEGAAKLSLRAVARELGMVSSALYRYFPSRDDLLTALIVDAYDAVGAAAEGAAGETAGQRPLVRWTAVCRAVRAWAVAHPHEYALIYGSPVPGYTAPQDTNAPAARVGLVLVGIAREAHEDEGVALPPLPDTVRPEAVRIAADMAPDLPPALVVALVAAWSQLFGLVSFEVFGQFHRLVEDRDAFFTTAARRLGQDVGLLPRG
- a CDS encoding sensor histidine kinase; translation: MDEERTAWRGVGGPGRAPWGWWAGERGPAGLPWRSTLVIAVFVMAGTGFAARNQPDRETLDALGRALLLLGTAPLVLRHRWPVPVVFGVTAVTLAYLAAGYPYGPVFVLIAVACFAAVVHGHRIAAGCALGLLWAGHLLLSHWLYRWLPPAGDGPAPWGQELPAGAFAVAVLAASELVRVRREQWAQQRAERAAAERRRADEERLRIARELHDVLAHSISVINVQAGVGLALLDADPEQARTALTTIKAASKEALGEVRQVLDTLRTPGDAPRAPAPGLGRLPELVEQAAAAGLTVTVTASGPPAAALPPGADLAAFRIVQEALTNVVRHSGSRTARVEIAHGPARLDLRVDDDGPATGTEAGGSGNGLAGMRERAAALGGTIEAAVRPDGGFRVHAVLPIGPASPLSSEETP